In Podospora pseudopauciseta strain CBS 411.78 chromosome 3, whole genome shotgun sequence, one genomic interval encodes:
- a CDS encoding hypothetical protein (EggNog:ENOG503NWZD; COG:G): MLSFLRRDGLHVVIIAISGIDNLLTTLVSNENGQILISSRNDGPEPAHARVLVAVDKTCEEAIAAAMRPVREFVRGHRSGPFATGLRNAGSASVGETTRLQAWYDGFAYCTWNGLGQYLSPSKILDALTSLDKKGVKLTTLIIDDNWQSVQLEPGKSDFYRQWSDFEANKEHFPGGLKSLITAIRSVFPYIQFIAVWHGIFGHWGGMAPSGKIAKVYAMRTFKRREGIFLGGGDMTTVDRSDTERLFDDFYRFLSDAGVDAVKVDTQSFLDYADHADDRLALITAYQDAWRLASLKYFGGRAIACMAQIPQTMYYSFLREDLPKPMMRTSDDFFPDDPRQVPPSDGAQIDWDMFQTRHQYSRFHATARCVSGGPIYITDTPGEHDLDLIEQMTAKAPDGRLLVLRTEKLGRTVGMYTGHSETQFLQVRAEHYRVVITAVFNLDNVPRTKLVSLSYCEPSLAGDKAGYLFRVHSSGKLLRHADGSLAIMELHFGPHDCHIITRYPVRRFQQTDVAVLGLLGKMAGAAAVMATTYKVLPETSEIQADLELKALGNLGLYVSANSRPLFGPVKVIVGGGLMAKVEPLGLDPFILEFDLEGLWPGEYRCGKSNSQVLVTVIVPLL, from the exons ATGCTTTCGTTTCTGAGGCGGGATGGGCTGCACGTCGTCATCATAGCCATCAGCGGGATCGACAATCTGTTGACCACGCTTGTTTCAAACGAGAATGGACAGATTCTGATTTCGTCAAGGAACGATGGACCTGAGCCAGCTCACGCCCGTGTGTTAGTTGCTGTTGACAAGACATGCGAGGAAGCCATTGCTGCTGCTATGAGGCCAGTCAGGGAATTTGTTCGGGGCCATAGGAGCGGCCCTTTCGCTACGGGCCTACGAAATGCAGGCTCAGCCAGCGTTGGCGAAACAACAAGGCTTCAAGCATGGTATGACGGCTTTGCTTACTGCACCTGGAACGGGCTAGGACAATATCTCTCGCCAAGCAAGATTCTCGATGCGCTCACCAGCTTGGACAAGAAGGGAGTCAAGCTCACAACTCTTATCATTGATGACAACTGGCAGTCTGTTCAGCTTGAGCCTGGAAAATCCGACTTTTACAGGCAGTGGTCTGACTTTGAGGCAAACAAGGAGCATTTTCCTGGTGGCTTGAAGAGTCTCATCACAGCTATCAGATCAGTGTTTCCCTATATTCAGTTCATTGCCGTTTGGCATGGTATTTTTGGTCATTGGGGAGGCATGGCACCTAGTGGAAAAATAGCCAAGGTCTACGCAATGAGAACGTTCAAAAGGCGTGAAGGAATCTTTCTGGGCGGTGGGGACATGACGACAGTCGATAGGAGCGATACTGAGCGGCTGTTTGATGATTTTTACAG GTTTCTGTCTGACGCAGGTGTGGACGCAGTCAAAGTCGACACGCAAAGTTTCCTGGACTACGCAGACCATGCCGACGACAGGCTCGCCTTGATCACAGCGTACCAGGACGCATGGAGGCTGGCATCCCTCAAATACTTTGGTGGTAGGGCCATCGCTTGTATGGCGCAGATACCACAAACGATGTACTACTCGTTCCTGCGAGAAGACCTTCCCAagccgatgatgaggacatCTGACGACTTCTTCCCAGATGATCCAAGGCAGGTCCCTCCATCTGATGGCGCTCAAATAG ACTGGGACATGTTCCAAACCCGCCATCAATACTCCCGCTTCCACGCCACAGCACGATGTGTTTCCGGTGGTCCAATTTATATCACTGACACACCGGGTGAGCACGACCTCGACCTGATCGAGCAAATGACTGCAAAAGCCCCAGACGGTAGACTCCTCGTGCTTCGAACAGAGAAGCTGGGGAGGACGGTGGGGATGTACACCGGGCACTCAGAGACTCAGTTCCTCCAGGTCAGAGCGGAGCATTACCGGGTCGTTATCACGGCAGTGTTTAATCTTGACAATGTGCCGCGAACAAAGCTAGTCTCGCTGAGTTACTGTGAGCCATCTCTAGCGGGAGATAAAGCGGGCTACTTATTCCGGGTGCACAGCTCTGGAAAACTTCTCAGACACGCTGATGGGAGTCTGGCCATCATGGAGCTTCACTTCGGGCCGCACGACTGTCACATCATTACCAGATACCCAGTCCGCCGGTTTCAGCAGACTGATGTGGCTGTCTTGGGACTGTTAGGAAAGATGGcgggggctgctgctgtgatgGCAACAACTTATAAAGTTCTGCCAGAAACATCAGAAATCCAGGCAGATCTCGAGTTGAAGGCGCTGGGGAATCTAG GCCTCTACGTGTCTGCCAACAGCCGCCCGCTCTTCGGTCCGGTGAAGGTGAttgtcggcggcggcctAATGGCCAAAGTCGAGCCTTTAGGATTGGACCCATTTATCCTCGAGTTTGACCTGGAAGGGCTGTGGCCGGGAGAGTACCGTTGTGGGAAAAGTAACTCACAGGTGTTAGTCACAGTGATTGTGCCACTGCTTTAA